A single region of the Novosphingobium sp. genome encodes:
- a CDS encoding electron transfer flavoprotein subunit beta/FixA family protein gives MKILVPVKRVIDYNARPRVKADGSGVDLANVKMSMNPFDEIAVEEAVRLKEKGVASEVIAVSVGPAKATETLRTALAMGADRAILVQTDEAAEPLAVAKIVKALVDKEQPQLVILGKQAIDDDCNQTGQMLAALMGRPQGTFASALAVEGDSLLVTREIDGGLETLRLTLPAIVTTDLRLNEPRYASLPNIMKAKKKPLVTKTPEDLGVDITPRLATLKVAEPPVRSAGIKVADVDALVAKLKDMGVA, from the coding sequence ATGAAGATTCTCGTGCCTGTCAAAAGGGTGATCGACTACAATGCAAGGCCCCGCGTGAAAGCGGATGGATCGGGCGTCGACCTCGCCAACGTGAAGATGTCCATGAACCCCTTCGACGAGATCGCCGTCGAAGAGGCGGTCCGCCTGAAGGAAAAGGGCGTGGCCAGCGAGGTGATCGCCGTGTCGGTCGGCCCGGCCAAGGCCACCGAGACCCTGCGCACGGCGCTGGCGATGGGCGCGGATCGCGCCATCCTGGTGCAGACGGATGAGGCGGCCGAGCCGCTGGCCGTCGCCAAGATCGTCAAAGCGCTGGTCGACAAGGAGCAGCCGCAGCTGGTCATCCTGGGCAAGCAGGCCATCGACGACGACTGCAACCAGACCGGCCAGATGCTGGCCGCGCTGATGGGCCGCCCGCAAGGCACCTTCGCCTCGGCGCTGGCGGTCGAGGGCGACAGCCTGCTGGTGACGCGCGAGATCGACGGCGGCCTGGAAACCCTGCGCCTGACGCTGCCGGCCATCGTCACCACCGACCTGCGCCTGAACGAGCCGCGCTACGCGTCGCTGCCCAACATCATGAAGGCCAAGAAGAAGCCGCTGGTGACGAAAACCCCCGAGGATCTCGGTGTGGACATCACCCCACGCCTCGCCACGCTGAAGGTGGCCGAGCCGCCGGTGCGCAGTGCCGGCATCAAGGTGGCCGATGTCGATGCGCTGGTGGCCAAACTCAAGGATATGGGAGTTGCATGA
- a CDS encoding electron transfer flavoprotein subunit alpha/FixB family protein: MTSLVWVEHDGAVLKDATLSTVTAAAQLGEVVALVAGQGCGAVAAAAAKVAGVSRVLLAEDAAYAHGLADNIAPLVAGLMEGFDAFVAPATTGGKNIAPRIAALLDVMQVSEILSVEGPRTFTRPIYAGNLIATVESRDAKLVLTVRATAFAKAEATGGSATVESIAGPGDAGLSAFVEAQIASNERPELTSAKVVVSGGRALKDAAGFEAVIMPLADRLGAGVGASRAAVDAGYVPNDYQVGQTGKIVAPEVYIAVGISGAIQHLAGMKDSKTIIAINKDEDAPIFQIADIGLVADLFAAVPELTAKL, translated from the coding sequence ATGACGAGTCTGGTCTGGGTCGAACATGACGGTGCCGTGCTGAAGGATGCCACGCTTTCCACCGTGACGGCGGCGGCGCAGCTTGGCGAGGTCGTCGCGCTGGTCGCGGGGCAGGGCTGTGGCGCGGTGGCCGCCGCCGCCGCCAAGGTCGCCGGCGTCTCGCGGGTGCTGCTGGCCGAGGATGCCGCCTATGCCCATGGGCTGGCGGACAACATAGCGCCGCTGGTCGCCGGGTTGATGGAGGGTTTCGATGCCTTTGTCGCGCCCGCCACCACCGGGGGCAAGAACATCGCGCCGCGCATTGCCGCTTTGCTCGATGTGATGCAGGTCTCGGAGATCCTCTCGGTCGAGGGGCCCAGGACCTTCACCCGCCCGATCTATGCGGGCAATCTGATCGCCACGGTGGAAAGCCGCGATGCGAAACTGGTGCTGACGGTGCGGGCCACCGCTTTCGCCAAGGCAGAGGCCACGGGCGGCAGTGCGACGGTTGAGAGCATCGCGGGGCCCGGCGATGCGGGGCTTTCGGCCTTTGTCGAGGCGCAGATTGCCAGCAATGAGCGCCCCGAACTCACCAGCGCCAAGGTGGTGGTTTCGGGAGGACGCGCGCTCAAGGATGCGGCGGGCTTCGAGGCGGTGATCATGCCGCTGGCCGACAGGCTGGGCGCGGGTGTGGGCGCCAGCCGGGCGGCGGTCGATGCCGGCTATGTGCCCAATGACTATCAGGTGGGCCAGACGGGCAAGATCGTCGCGCCCGAGGTCTATATTGCGGTGGGCATTTCCGGCGCCATCCAGCATCTGGCGGGCATGAAGGATTCCAAGACCATCATCGCCATCAACAAGGATGAGGACGCACCGATCTTCCAGATCGCCGACATCGGCCTGGTCGCCGATCTGTTCGCGGCCGTGCCCGAACTCACCGCCAAGCTGTGA
- a CDS encoding electron transfer flavoprotein-ubiquinone oxidoreductase, with translation MREAMDYDVVIVGGGPAGLSAAIRLKQLNADLTVCVLEKGSEIGAHILSGAVIDPRALDELIPDWRTRDCPLAAVPVTDNRHWFLTGRGKVSVPHWLTPGWMHNKGTYTGSLGNLCRWLGVQAEDLGVEIFPGFPAAEVLYDEAGAVRGVATGDMGVGRDGQPKGDYQPGMELHARYTLFAEGARGHLSKQVIARYGLDAESAPQVYGLGIKELWDIAPEKHRPGLVIHTQGWPLSDAYGGGYLYHQADGQVALGFVVGLGYRNPHLSPFQEFQRWKQHPEIRAFLEGGKRVSYGARVINEGGWQSVPRLAFPGGALVGCAAGFVNVPRIKGSHTAMKSGMLAAEAVAQALGEGRGGDVLAGYEASLRSSWVARELAMVRNVQPLIAKFGALLGTVLAGAEMWMRTLGIGLPYTLGHESDRKLWRKDQAAPIAYPAPDGVISFDRLSSVFVSNTNHEEDQPVHLHLADPAVPVTRNLPLYDEPARLYCPAGVYEVTGQEEGDPRFVINAQNCLHCKTCDIKDPAGNITWVTPEGGGGPNYPNM, from the coding sequence ATGCGCGAGGCGATGGATTATGATGTGGTGATCGTCGGCGGAGGGCCTGCCGGGCTTTCCGCCGCGATCCGGCTCAAGCAGTTGAACGCCGATCTGACGGTCTGCGTGCTGGAGAAGGGCAGCGAGATCGGGGCGCATATCCTTTCGGGCGCGGTGATTGATCCGCGCGCGCTCGACGAGTTGATCCCCGACTGGCGGACCCGCGATTGTCCGCTGGCCGCCGTGCCGGTGACCGACAATCGCCACTGGTTCCTGACGGGGCGCGGCAAGGTTTCCGTGCCGCACTGGCTGACGCCGGGCTGGATGCACAACAAGGGCACCTACACCGGTTCGCTGGGCAATCTGTGCCGCTGGCTGGGGGTTCAGGCCGAGGACCTGGGGGTGGAAATCTTCCCCGGTTTCCCCGCCGCCGAGGTGCTCTATGATGAGGCTGGCGCGGTGCGCGGCGTGGCCACCGGCGACATGGGCGTGGGCCGTGATGGCCAGCCCAAGGGGGATTATCAGCCCGGTATGGAGCTGCATGCCCGCTACACGCTGTTCGCCGAGGGCGCGCGCGGGCATCTGAGCAAGCAGGTGATCGCCCGCTATGGGTTGGATGCTGAGAGTGCGCCGCAAGTCTATGGGCTGGGGATCAAGGAACTCTGGGATATTGCGCCCGAGAAGCACCGGCCCGGTCTGGTGATCCATACGCAGGGCTGGCCGCTGAGCGATGCCTATGGTGGGGGCTATCTCTATCATCAGGCCGATGGGCAGGTTGCCTTGGGCTTTGTGGTGGGGCTGGGTTATCGCAACCCGCATCTCTCGCCGTTCCAGGAGTTCCAGCGCTGGAAGCAGCACCCCGAGATCCGCGCCTTTCTGGAGGGCGGCAAGCGCGTTTCCTATGGCGCGCGGGTCATCAATGAGGGCGGTTGGCAAAGCGTGCCCAGGCTGGCCTTTCCGGGCGGCGCGCTGGTGGGATGCGCGGCGGGCTTTGTCAATGTGCCCCGCATCAAGGGCAGCCACACCGCGATGAAATCGGGTATGCTGGCTGCCGAGGCGGTGGCGCAGGCGCTGGGCGAGGGGCGCGGCGGCGATGTGCTGGCCGGGTATGAGGCCTCGTTGCGCTCAAGCTGGGTCGCCAGGGAGCTGGCGATGGTGCGCAATGTCCAGCCGCTGATCGCCAAATTCGGCGCGCTGCTGGGCACGGTTCTGGCCGGCGCCGAGATGTGGATGCGCACGCTGGGCATCGGCCTGCCCTATACGCTGGGGCATGAAAGCGACCGCAAACTGTGGCGCAAGGATCAGGCGGCTCCAATCGCTTATCCCGCGCCAGATGGCGTGATCAGCTTCGATCGCCTCTCCTCGGTCTTCGTGTCGAACACCAACCATGAGGAGGATCAGCCGGTGCATCTGCATCTGGCCGATCCGGCGGTTCCGGTCACGCGGAACCTGCCGCTCTATGACGAACCGGCACGGCTCTATTGCCCGGCAGGGGTCTATGAGGTGACCGGGCAGGAGGAGGGCGATCCACGCTTTGTCATCAACGCGCAGAACTGCCTCCACTGCAAGACCTGCGACATCAAGGACCCTGCGGGCAATATCACCTGGGTGACGCCCGAGGGCGGCGGAGGGCCCAACTACCCCAATATGTAA
- a CDS encoding TonB-dependent receptor, whose translation MRLLAGLSALTLASLLASPAMAEDAAPPPQPGIQDIIVTANKREENINKVGLSITAVSGNELKERKIVSLSDLASVVPGLSFAASNANTPIFTLRGVGFNESSLGVYPAVSVYVDQAPLPFPVMASHAAFDLERVEVLKGPQGTLFGENATGGAINYIAAKPTKSLQAGGDVSYGRFNSIDANAYVSGPLTDTLGFRVAATGSHMDDWQYSYTRPSDTNGHISYAAGRLLLDWKPSASARFELSVNGYKDTSQPQAQQLILLNPQSKASPALIARLLASPFAPANARAANWVDQAVDPATGVVNADGSTKPGTATTTDFRQFSNRTFWQAALRGDIDVTPDITLTSMTSYDHFDQRQRVGGDGNDIVTFTLQRNDGMIRTFNQELRLANSGHGALKWIVGGNFERTVTDEQQLLRIFDNTAYNAANMYINASAVDNHQSITNWALFGNAEYKLIERLTLIGGIRYTDSHNTANVCGSTIPGGNDDKLFNALGSLSGQSFTPITPSGCYTLNAINVPIAKGITVLSPYGPGPLGVPGEPFIAKLNESNVSWKAGINFQATPRALFYGTVSKGYKSGSFPSLAAATMTPLLPVTQESVLAYEVGAKLQSSDHKLSLNSAAFYYDYRNKQVRGKLLDPIFGDLEAEVNVPKSRIWGLEADLTVREIPEVTITGGVTYLNSRVLTYNGVDAVGNANQNFAGDPLPFTPKWSGSVDVSWRHELGNDAAIFAGTTVAARTQTDAVFNAGNLTASRIEANNPLFLAGVGYAATASGVTRPFVINGYATVDARAGYESGHGWRVMVWAKNIFNKYYWTNVISSTDSAARLAGMPATYGVTFGFAFK comes from the coding sequence ATGAGGCTTCTGGCCGGACTGTCCGCCCTCACGCTCGCCAGCCTGCTGGCGAGCCCCGCCATGGCGGAGGATGCCGCCCCCCCGCCGCAGCCCGGCATTCAGGACATCATCGTCACCGCCAACAAGCGCGAGGAAAACATCAACAAGGTTGGCCTGTCGATCACGGCGGTCTCGGGCAATGAGTTGAAAGAGCGCAAGATCGTCTCGCTTTCGGATCTGGCCTCGGTGGTGCCGGGCCTGTCCTTTGCGGCGTCCAATGCCAACACGCCAATCTTCACCCTGCGCGGCGTGGGCTTCAACGAAAGCTCGCTGGGCGTCTATCCCGCCGTCAGCGTCTATGTCGATCAGGCGCCGCTGCCCTTTCCGGTGATGGCCAGCCATGCCGCCTTCGATCTCGAGCGCGTGGAAGTGCTGAAAGGCCCACAAGGCACGCTGTTCGGCGAAAACGCCACGGGCGGCGCGATCAACTACATCGCCGCCAAGCCCACGAAATCGCTGCAGGCCGGGGGTGACGTCAGCTATGGCCGCTTCAATTCGATCGACGCCAATGCCTATGTCAGCGGGCCTTTGACCGACACGCTGGGCTTCCGCGTCGCCGCCACCGGCTCGCATATGGACGACTGGCAGTACAGCTACACCCGCCCGAGCGACACCAACGGCCATATCTCCTACGCCGCCGGTCGCCTGCTGCTCGACTGGAAACCGAGCGCATCGGCACGGTTCGAACTGTCGGTGAACGGCTACAAGGACACCTCGCAGCCGCAGGCGCAGCAACTGATCCTGCTCAATCCGCAGAGCAAGGCCTCCCCCGCGCTGATCGCGCGCCTGCTGGCCTCACCCTTTGCTCCGGCCAATGCCCGCGCGGCCAATTGGGTCGATCAGGCGGTCGACCCGGCGACAGGCGTGGTCAATGCTGATGGCTCGACCAAGCCCGGCACCGCCACCACCACCGATTTCCGCCAGTTCAGCAACCGCACCTTCTGGCAGGCCGCCCTGCGCGGCGACATCGATGTGACGCCGGACATCACGCTGACCAGCATGACCTCCTACGATCATTTCGACCAGCGCCAGCGCGTGGGCGGGGATGGCAATGACATCGTCACCTTCACGCTTCAGCGCAACGACGGCATGATCCGCACCTTCAACCAGGAGCTGCGCCTGGCCAATTCGGGCCATGGCGCGCTGAAATGGATCGTGGGCGGCAATTTCGAGCGCACCGTCACCGATGAACAGCAACTGCTGCGCATCTTCGACAACACCGCCTACAATGCAGCCAATATGTACATCAACGCCAGCGCGGTGGACAATCATCAGAGCATCACCAATTGGGCGCTCTTCGGCAATGCCGAATACAAGCTGATCGAGCGGCTGACGCTGATCGGCGGCATTCGCTATACGGATTCGCACAACACCGCCAATGTCTGCGGCAGCACGATCCCAGGCGGCAATGACGACAAGCTGTTCAACGCGCTGGGCTCGCTGTCGGGCCAGAGCTTCACGCCGATCACGCCCTCGGGCTGCTACACGCTCAATGCGATCAACGTGCCGATCGCCAAGGGCATCACCGTGCTTTCGCCCTATGGGCCCGGCCCGCTGGGGGTGCCCGGTGAGCCCTTCATCGCCAAGCTGAATGAGAGCAATGTCTCATGGAAGGCGGGCATCAACTTCCAGGCGACGCCGCGCGCGCTGTTCTATGGCACTGTATCAAAGGGGTACAAGAGCGGCAGCTTCCCCAGCCTGGCGGCCGCGACGATGACGCCGCTGCTGCCCGTCACGCAGGAATCGGTGCTCGCCTATGAGGTGGGCGCCAAGCTGCAATCCTCCGATCACAAGCTGAGCCTCAACTCCGCCGCCTTCTACTATGATTATCGCAACAAGCAGGTGCGCGGCAAATTGCTCGACCCGATCTTCGGCGATCTGGAGGCCGAGGTGAATGTGCCCAAATCGCGCATCTGGGGCCTGGAGGCCGATCTGACCGTGCGCGAGATCCCGGAGGTCACCATCACCGGCGGCGTCACCTATCTCAACTCGCGGGTGCTGACCTACAATGGCGTGGATGCGGTGGGCAATGCCAACCAGAATTTCGCGGGCGATCCCCTGCCCTTCACGCCGAAATGGTCGGGCAGCGTCGATGTGAGCTGGCGGCATGAGCTGGGCAATGATGCCGCGATCTTTGCCGGGACCACGGTGGCCGCGCGCACCCAGACCGATGCGGTCTTCAACGCCGGCAATCTGACCGCCAGCCGGATCGAGGCCAACAACCCGCTGTTTCTCGCCGGGGTCGGCTATGCGGCGACGGCATCCGGCGTCACCCGGCCCTTCGTCATCAACGGCTATGCCACGGTCGATGCCCGCGCGGGCTATGAGTCCGGCCATGGCTGGCGCGTGATGGTCTGGGCCAAGAACATCTTCAACAAATATTACTGGACCAACGTCATCAGCTCGACCGACAGCGCGGCCCGTCTGGCAGGTATGCCCGCGACCTATGGGGTGACCTTCGGCTTCGCCTTCAAGTGA
- a CDS encoding aldehyde dehydrogenase family protein, whose amino-acid sequence MTTDTLAPETISMVPPVRMPDTTMLIGAERIAAQDGRSIAVEDPATGQIFAHVPAGGAEDIDLAVKSARKAFESAAWSRMRPLDRARIIETIARKIEDNAAELALLESYDNGKAVHHALAVDVPAAVDIFRYMAGWCSKIGGQVNPISGDGRQYHSYSLREPIGVVGQIVPWNYPLAMAAWKIATALAAGCTIVLKPSEVTPLTALRLGELALEAGLPEGVLNIVTGYGHEAGLALVEHPGVDKIAFTGSARVGKQIVQTAAHDLKRVTLELGGKSPSLIFADADLDKAAIGAALAIFFNSGQVCLAASRLYVERSVFDRVVEGVAAAAKSFKLGHGRDPDTVLGPLVSRAQQQRVLDYIAQGRASGAEVVTGGGTGPDQGYFVEPTIFANPDPQASIVREEIFGPVLVATPFDDPEEVIKAANDTRYGLAANIWTRDLSRAHLTARRLQAGTVWINTHGINDPSAPFGGVKESGWGREVGEEGVLAYTETKTVTALLGD is encoded by the coding sequence ATGACCACTGACACACTTGCCCCCGAAACCATCAGCATGGTGCCGCCCGTGCGCATGCCCGACACCACCATGCTGATCGGCGCCGAGCGCATTGCTGCGCAAGATGGCCGCAGCATCGCCGTCGAGGACCCCGCCACCGGCCAGATCTTCGCCCATGTGCCTGCCGGAGGCGCGGAGGACATCGATCTGGCGGTGAAGTCCGCGCGCAAGGCTTTCGAAAGCGCGGCATGGTCGCGCATGCGCCCGCTCGACCGGGCCAGGATCATCGAGACCATCGCCCGCAAGATCGAGGACAATGCCGCGGAACTGGCGCTGCTGGAAAGCTATGACAATGGCAAGGCGGTGCATCACGCGCTGGCCGTGGATGTGCCTGCGGCGGTGGACATCTTCCGCTATATGGCGGGCTGGTGCTCCAAGATCGGCGGGCAGGTGAACCCGATTTCCGGCGACGGGCGGCAGTATCACTCCTATTCGCTGCGCGAACCCATCGGCGTGGTCGGCCAGATCGTGCCCTGGAACTATCCGCTGGCGATGGCGGCGTGGAAGATCGCCACAGCGCTGGCGGCAGGTTGCACCATCGTGCTCAAACCCTCGGAGGTGACGCCGCTCACCGCGCTGCGCCTTGGCGAGCTGGCGCTGGAGGCGGGCCTGCCCGAGGGCGTGCTCAACATCGTCACCGGTTACGGGCATGAGGCGGGGCTGGCCCTGGTCGAACACCCCGGCGTCGACAAGATCGCCTTCACCGGTTCGGCCCGCGTGGGCAAGCAGATCGTCCAGACCGCCGCGCATGATCTGAAACGCGTGACGCTGGAACTGGGCGGCAAGTCGCCCTCGCTGATCTTTGCCGATGCCGATCTGGACAAGGCGGCGATCGGCGCGGCGCTGGCGATCTTCTTCAACTCGGGGCAGGTGTGCCTGGCCGCCTCGCGCCTCTATGTCGAGCGTTCGGTGTTCGACCGGGTGGTCGAAGGCGTGGCGGCGGCGGCCAAAAGCTTCAAGCTGGGCCATGGCCGCGATCCCGATACGGTGCTGGGCCCGCTGGTCTCGCGCGCGCAGCAGCAGCGCGTGCTGGATTACATCGCGCAGGGCCGCGCCAGCGGCGCCGAGGTGGTGACCGGTGGCGGCACCGGGCCCGATCAGGGCTATTTCGTCGAGCCCACCATCTTTGCCAACCCCGATCCGCAGGCCTCGATCGTGCGTGAGGAAATCTTCGGCCCGGTGCTGGTCGCCACGCCCTTCGACGATCCCGAGGAGGTGATCAAAGCCGCCAATGACACACGCTATGGCCTGGCCGCCAACATCTGGACCCGCGACCTGTCCCGCGCGCATCTGACGGCCCGTAGGCTGCAGGCCGGCACCGTCTGGATCAACACTCATGGCATAAACGACCCTTCCGCCCCCTTCGGCGGGGTGAAGGAATCGGGCTGGGGCCGCGAGGTCGGTGAGGAAGGCGTCTTGGCCTACACGGAAACCAAGACGGTGACCGCCCTGCTGGGCGACTGA
- a CDS encoding cytochrome P450, whose translation MTATLEAGLRPLIPEDIARIVIAPKSYTDDKVIYPAFQWLRENMPLGVAEVEGYDPIWIVTKHADIRAIELNAKLFHNADHNPILNDRASDAFMRQINGGSLRLISSLTYMDPPEHAAYRNLTQSWFMPSRIAKLEDQIRALARQSVEKLLSFDGECDFVRDFALHYPLRVIMTLFGVPPEDEPRMLKLTQEFFGVHDPEEQRPEMVADPVAAARMWAATLEDFYAYFDDLSAQRRAHPTDDMLSLIANAQVNGAPIPRDEANGYYVAIATAGHDTTSSSTAGGLHGMLLYPENFAKLKEAPSLVKGLVDEAIRWTSPVKHFMRNAVEETQVRGQTIRAMDRLMMCYPSGNRDEEVFADPTRFDITRSPNPHIAFGFGPHMCLGQHLAKLEMRVLFEELLPHLGSIELAGDPRMVETNFVGGYKTLPIRFTKR comes from the coding sequence ATGACCGCCACACTCGAAGCCGGGTTGCGCCCGCTGATCCCCGAGGATATCGCCCGGATCGTCATCGCGCCCAAATCCTACACCGATGACAAGGTCATCTATCCCGCCTTCCAGTGGCTGCGCGAGAACATGCCGCTCGGTGTGGCCGAGGTGGAGGGCTATGATCCGATCTGGATCGTCACCAAACATGCCGACATCCGCGCGATCGAGCTGAACGCCAAACTGTTCCACAATGCCGATCACAATCCGATCCTCAACGATCGCGCCTCGGACGCCTTTATGCGGCAGATCAACGGCGGCTCGCTGCGGCTGATCTCCTCGCTGACTTATATGGACCCGCCCGAGCACGCGGCCTATCGCAACCTCACGCAGAGCTGGTTCATGCCCAGCCGGATCGCCAAGCTGGAAGACCAAATCCGCGCCCTGGCGCGCCAGAGCGTTGAAAAACTGCTCAGTTTCGATGGCGAATGCGACTTTGTCCGCGATTTCGCGCTGCATTACCCGCTGCGCGTCATCATGACCCTGTTCGGTGTGCCGCCCGAGGACGAGCCGCGCATGCTGAAACTGACTCAGGAGTTCTTCGGCGTCCACGATCCCGAGGAACAGCGCCCCGAGATGGTTGCCGATCCGGTGGCCGCCGCCAGAATGTGGGCCGCAACGCTGGAGGACTTCTACGCCTATTTCGACGATCTGAGCGCCCAGCGCCGCGCCCATCCCACCGACGACATGCTTTCGCTGATCGCCAATGCGCAGGTCAATGGCGCGCCGATCCCGCGCGACGAGGCCAATGGCTATTACGTGGCCATCGCCACGGCCGGGCATGACACCACATCCTCCTCCACGGCGGGAGGCCTGCACGGCATGCTGCTTTACCCGGAGAATTTCGCGAAGCTGAAGGAAGCCCCCTCGCTGGTGAAGGGGCTGGTCGATGAGGCCATCCGCTGGACCAGCCCGGTCAAGCATTTCATGCGCAACGCCGTGGAGGAAACGCAGGTGCGCGGCCAGACCATCCGCGCCATGGACCGGCTGATGATGTGCTACCCCTCGGGCAACCGTGACGAGGAGGTGTTTGCCGACCCGACGCGTTTCGACATCACCCGCTCACCCAATCCGCATATCGCTTTCGGCTTTGGCCCGCATATGTGCCTGGGCCAGCATCTGGCCAAGCTGGAGATGCGCGTGCTGTTCGAGGAACTGCTGCCGCATCTGGGCAGCATCGAACTGGCCGGTGACCCGCGCATGGTCGAGACCAATTTCGTGGGCGGTTACAAGACCTTGCCCATCCGCTTCACCAAACGCTGA
- a CDS encoding NAD(P)-dependent alcohol dehydrogenase, with product MDVTAAVVRKAGDPFTLEKLKMGAIQADEVLVRIVGTGLCHTDLVVRDQVLPTPLPAVLGHEGAGVIEAVGADVSRLVPGDHVVLGFAACRVCDACRSGHPSYCAQFTALNFGGCRADGSTCLHNDTGKVSSHFFGQSSFATHAVVAAQNAVKVDKDVPLSLLGPLGCGIMTGAGTVFNVLDTQEGETVLVIGGGPVGLSAVMAAKVRGASRIVLADPVAARRAAALDLGASDVIDVAAGDMAEQLRALLPQGVNGVLDTSGVPKAIEGGVACLATRGRLATVGVPRALDATISLNIVQMLSRGISVCGVTEGDCDPQTFLPELIALYREGRFPFDRLITTYPLARINEAVAAQHAGACVKVVLTMPE from the coding sequence ATGGATGTGACAGCAGCGGTGGTGAGAAAGGCCGGCGATCCTTTCACCCTGGAAAAGCTCAAAATGGGGGCGATACAGGCCGATGAGGTGCTGGTCCGGATCGTCGGGACCGGGCTGTGCCACACCGATCTGGTGGTGCGCGATCAGGTGCTGCCCACGCCTTTGCCGGCCGTGCTGGGGCATGAAGGCGCCGGTGTGATCGAGGCGGTTGGCGCCGATGTCTCCCGGCTGGTGCCGGGCGACCATGTGGTGCTGGGCTTTGCCGCTTGCCGGGTTTGCGATGCCTGCCGGTCCGGCCATCCCTCCTATTGCGCGCAGTTTACCGCGCTCAATTTCGGCGGATGCCGAGCGGATGGCAGCACTTGCCTTCATAATGATACCGGCAAGGTCAGCAGCCATTTCTTCGGCCAGTCCTCCTTTGCCACCCATGCGGTGGTGGCCGCGCAGAATGCGGTGAAGGTGGACAAGGACGTGCCGCTTTCGTTGCTCGGCCCGCTGGGCTGCGGGATCATGACGGGGGCGGGCACGGTGTTCAACGTGCTCGACACGCAGGAGGGGGAGACGGTGCTGGTGATCGGCGGCGGCCCGGTCGGGCTGAGCGCGGTGATGGCGGCCAAGGTGCGCGGCGCCTCGCGCATCGTGCTGGCCGATCCGGTGGCGGCCCGCAGGGCGGCGGCGCTGGATCTGGGGGCGAGCGATGTGATCGATGTGGCCGCCGGCGATATGGCCGAGCAATTGCGCGCCCTGCTGCCTCAGGGCGTGAACGGCGTGCTGGACACCTCTGGCGTGCCAAAGGCGATCGAAGGCGGGGTGGCCTGCCTGGCCACGCGTGGGCGGCTGGCGACGGTGGGAGTGCCGCGCGCGCTGGATGCCACGATCTCGCTCAACATCGTGCAGATGCTCTCGCGCGGGATTTCAGTCTGCGGTGTGACCGAGGGCGATTGCGATCCCCAGACCTTCCTGCCCGAGTTGATCGCGCTCTATCGCGAGGGGCGTTTCCCCTTCGACCGGTTGATCACCACCTATCCGCTGGCGCGGATCAATGAGGCGGTTGCGGCTCAGCATGCCGGGGCCTGCGTGAAAGTGGTGCTGACGATGCCTGAATAA
- a CDS encoding MerR family transcriptional regulator: MKMRDLETRTGVHRETIRVYLRHKLIPEPDRPRRNVADYSEKHVSAILAIRQLQQDSRLTLAQIGALMDGDGAQGGVGASALDKLEQLVAHRSGTDGPPVSIASLAEHYPEAEADARTLASIGILDIIETEGGDMLSLSSAQFVRIWGEMRKSGFDGHLNYTPDILGFYLDAADFVGRWEATTFLQRIEGRVDIGEAVTMVERALPLMLDFFGLLRQQAFFRHYEAIRGARTDP, encoded by the coding sequence ATGAAGATGCGTGATCTCGAAACGCGGACGGGCGTTCATCGTGAGACGATCCGTGTTTATCTGCGCCACAAGCTCATTCCCGAGCCCGATCGCCCGCGCCGCAATGTCGCCGATTACAGCGAGAAGCATGTCAGCGCCATTCTCGCCATCCGCCAGTTGCAGCAGGACAGCCGGCTGACTCTGGCGCAGATCGGTGCCCTGATGGATGGCGATGGCGCGCAGGGCGGCGTGGGCGCCAGCGCGCTCGACAAGCTGGAGCAATTGGTCGCTCATCGTTCGGGCACCGATGGGCCGCCGGTGTCGATCGCCTCGCTGGCCGAACATTATCCCGAGGCCGAAGCCGATGCCCGCACCCTCGCCAGCATCGGCATCCTCGACATCATCGAGACCGAGGGCGGCGATATGCTGTCGCTCTCCTCGGCGCAATTCGTGCGGATCTGGGGCGAGATGCGCAAGAGCGGCTTCGATGGCCATCTGAACTACACGCCCGACATTCTGGGCTTCTATCTCGATGCCGCCGACTTCGTGGGCCGGTGGGAAGCCACCACCTTTCTGCAGCGCATCGAGGGGCGCGTGGACATCGGCGAGGCGGTGACCATGGTCGAACGCGCCCTGCCGCTGATGCTCGATTTCTTCGGCCTGCTGCGCCAGCAAGCTTTCTTCCGCCATTACGAAGCAATCCGCGGCGCCAGAACAGATCCCTGA